One window of the Rufibacter radiotolerans genome contains the following:
- a CDS encoding ABC transporter ATP-binding protein: MERHPITLSIQNVSKTYANGVQALSNINLDIPPGMYGLLGPNGAGKSTLMRTLATLQEPDEGSIHLGDIDVLNQKEEVRQTLGYLPQEFGVYPKVSAEEMLDYFAVLKGITQRASRKEVIEGLLKQTNLWDKRKQKLGGFSGGMKQRFGVAVALLGNPKLLIVDEPTAGLDPAERVRFLNLLSEVGENSVVLLSTHIVEDVSELCTNMAIINKGKILLQANTQEAVTALKDRIWRQLTDKNTLPALEQEHQVISAKLLSGRTMVHLYSEENPGNGFELVEPDLEDVYFSTMTGNYGQPQKMKEEVQL, translated from the coding sequence ATGGAACGTCACCCAATCACCCTGTCCATCCAAAATGTCTCCAAAACCTACGCCAACGGCGTGCAGGCCTTGAGCAATATCAACCTGGACATTCCGCCAGGTATGTACGGCCTGCTGGGCCCCAACGGCGCCGGAAAATCAACCCTCATGCGCACGCTGGCCACATTGCAAGAACCCGATGAAGGCAGCATCCACTTAGGCGACATAGATGTGCTGAACCAAAAGGAGGAAGTGCGCCAGACGCTCGGGTATTTACCTCAGGAGTTCGGGGTGTACCCCAAGGTGAGCGCCGAAGAGATGCTGGATTACTTTGCCGTGCTCAAAGGCATCACCCAGCGCGCCTCGCGCAAGGAAGTTATCGAAGGCCTGCTCAAACAAACCAACCTCTGGGACAAGCGCAAACAAAAGCTTGGAGGATTCTCAGGCGGAATGAAGCAACGGTTTGGGGTGGCGGTGGCGCTCCTAGGCAACCCAAAACTGCTGATTGTAGATGAACCCACGGCCGGCCTAGACCCGGCGGAGCGCGTGCGTTTCCTTAACCTGTTAAGCGAAGTAGGCGAGAACAGCGTGGTGCTCCTGTCTACCCACATCGTGGAAGATGTATCAGAACTCTGCACTAACATGGCCATCATTAACAAAGGGAAGATTCTGCTACAGGCAAACACCCAAGAAGCGGTAACGGCTCTGAAAGACAGAATCTGGCGCCAACTAACAGATAAAAATACCCTGCCGGCCCTGGAGCAGGAACACCAGGTCATTTCGGCCAAACTCCTGAGCGGGCGTACAATGGTCCACCTCTACAGCGAGGAAAACCCAGGCAACGGTTTTGAACTGGTAGAGCCGGACCTGGAAGACGTGTACTTCTCCACCATGACGGGCAATTATGGGCAACCGCAAAAAATGAAGGAGGAGGTACAGCTATGA
- a CDS encoding T9SS C-terminal target domain-containing protein, with protein MAKLYHILIFLCTLQLLLNIPVYAQDCQVAVTAGGPTTLCPEQPITLTATTTNAGATYQWQKDGAAIAGQTSKTLTVTSPGEYTVTVKGTACQEKTSPKLTITAGTTPIADFSFASNDCSGNSLKFTGAPSGPGLTYEWTFGDPASGSSNINTGQQPTHTFSGNGVAKYQVTLKVTNEGGCTGQITKEVSLNQQLDASLADLVAEQNFSVPFTNCSPVAANYVLKVSNKSSTKSINQSYTIKWGDGKTETFPASFQEAQHTYTTQGAFDLLVTVTGPNGCTATKKIQVFNGSNPSISVGNPGNTVGCAPIAYTFPITGVANNSPSTTYTFQFDDGSAPYKFTQADVPAAITHTFVKTSCNNTTSNGTPSNSFSLTASASNPCGTTNVTVSSIRIAATPKALFEIEPQTPIGCLDTDYTLNNLSITGANMFNNSTCNSDAVYQWDITPATGWTLTSGSLTSMSPVIKFSEKGAYSITLKVINSCNTAVITKNFSIIDKPVAKFTTNLNPTSLCKNLEVTTTNQSIGDPLTYVWVVSPDTGYTVISGSLTSKDPVFRFSLSGLYTLTLKATNQCATSTSSTKITVKAPPTVTLPGPKTYCGPQQLAFTDNNAAHGPTYAPNMGTITAYKWVVTGGATFAGSSTEASQYPVISFPVAGSYTVTLTATNECGVSEVASQVVTITAPVNNNTISSPQTICGGMAPSKLIGSTPESNSPGAVFAYTWEQSTTSATAPDFTLITGAQDKDYAPGNLTKTTWFRRLVSMGGCINTSEAIMIKVDPMPDALSSANQIICEGSSAVLTINAAGNCQWFDQPTGGNVLGTSNSFTTPVLTASTTFYVQVLNNNGCPSPRTAIEVTVHKAIASNVVSGDQALCGGATPTTLTGSVPTGGDGRYTYLWESSTTGPKQGFTPAQGDNTRGDYSPTGITATTWFRRRVTAGPCEANVSEAVKISVTPALANNQISIAQSICAENLPAPLTGSQPQGGDGTFEYVWESSTLGPTTGFAPAAGNAQGKNYQAPSLSQTTWFRRRVLSAGCSHTSPTVQITVVPAIANNTITASQTLCRGDAAQPLTGSIPTGGDGAYTFLWESSTDGISYQPAPGANKARDYTPTQVTKDTWFRRAVSSGPCAAMNSKPVQITVITPITNNLIQKNQEVCTGVPVATLQGSVPSGGGPNMIYRWEVSTSGPAGPFSPATGNNAGLSYEPGGLQKTSWFRRAAIAPPCLVQPSNVVQITVFPLPAPPTLASGSLRICPGEKTILTVSNPSAAVEWYDQPTGGRLLTTGISYVTPALTQTTTYYAQSFSTEGCPSLQRTAIKVEVVPPLANAGPDVTIIQGRSVKLEATGGVKYSWVPSTGLSSATTAAPTATPQETITYTVTVTSPEGCYSQDEVTVTVLPQVFIPNVLTLNKDGINDHWEILNIEKYPNCKVEVFNRWGAKVFSSQGYSTKWDGTYQGKTLPVAAYFYVIYLGNNEEPISGSITIIN; from the coding sequence ATGGCAAAACTCTACCATATCCTTATCTTCCTGTGCACCCTCCAGTTATTGCTAAACATACCAGTTTATGCCCAGGATTGTCAGGTAGCTGTGACGGCCGGTGGCCCTACTACGCTGTGCCCAGAACAGCCCATTACCCTGACGGCTACTACCACCAATGCCGGGGCCACGTACCAATGGCAGAAAGACGGAGCCGCTATTGCCGGTCAGACCTCCAAGACGTTAACAGTCACTTCGCCCGGAGAGTACACGGTAACGGTAAAGGGTACTGCTTGCCAGGAGAAAACCTCCCCAAAGTTAACCATTACCGCCGGCACCACTCCCATAGCCGACTTCTCTTTTGCCAGTAATGACTGCTCAGGCAACAGTCTCAAGTTTACGGGGGCTCCTTCGGGCCCGGGCCTTACCTATGAGTGGACGTTTGGAGACCCTGCCTCTGGCAGCAGTAATATCAATACGGGCCAGCAACCTACCCATACCTTTAGCGGAAACGGGGTGGCTAAGTACCAGGTCACCCTAAAAGTAACCAATGAAGGAGGCTGCACAGGACAAATCACCAAGGAGGTTTCGCTCAACCAACAATTGGATGCCTCTTTGGCAGACCTGGTGGCAGAGCAGAATTTCTCGGTTCCTTTCACTAACTGCTCGCCGGTGGCGGCCAATTACGTGCTCAAGGTCTCCAATAAATCTTCCACCAAAAGCATAAACCAGTCTTACACCATTAAATGGGGCGACGGCAAAACAGAAACGTTCCCTGCCTCTTTTCAGGAAGCCCAACATACCTACACCACCCAAGGCGCCTTTGATTTACTGGTGACCGTTACCGGGCCTAACGGCTGCACCGCCACCAAGAAGATACAGGTCTTCAACGGCAGCAACCCCAGTATCTCAGTGGGGAACCCTGGCAATACCGTGGGCTGCGCACCTATTGCCTACACCTTCCCTATTACCGGCGTCGCCAACAACAGCCCTTCTACTACCTACACCTTCCAGTTTGATGATGGGTCAGCTCCCTATAAATTCACGCAGGCCGATGTGCCCGCCGCCATTACCCACACGTTTGTAAAGACCTCTTGCAACAACACCACCAGTAACGGCACCCCCAGCAATTCCTTTTCTTTGACGGCCAGCGCCAGCAATCCCTGTGGCACCACCAATGTAACGGTAAGCTCCATCAGGATTGCCGCTACCCCTAAGGCCTTGTTTGAAATTGAGCCCCAGACCCCCATTGGCTGCCTGGACACAGACTACACCTTGAACAACCTCTCCATCACGGGGGCCAATATGTTCAACAACAGCACCTGCAACAGTGACGCCGTTTACCAATGGGACATCACTCCTGCCACCGGCTGGACCCTTACCAGCGGCTCGCTCACCTCTATGAGCCCGGTTATTAAATTCAGTGAGAAGGGTGCGTACAGCATTACTTTAAAAGTGATCAACAGCTGCAACACGGCGGTGATTACCAAAAACTTTTCCATCATTGACAAACCGGTGGCCAAGTTCACCACCAACCTGAACCCCACTTCCTTATGCAAGAACCTGGAGGTAACCACCACCAACCAATCCATAGGTGACCCACTTACCTATGTCTGGGTGGTCAGTCCAGACACGGGCTATACCGTTATCTCCGGCTCCCTTACCAGCAAAGACCCTGTCTTCCGCTTTTCCCTCAGCGGACTCTATACGCTCACCCTCAAAGCCACCAACCAGTGCGCCACCAGCACCAGCAGCACCAAAATAACCGTTAAAGCGCCGCCCACCGTCACGTTGCCCGGCCCCAAAACCTATTGCGGCCCCCAACAGCTGGCCTTCACGGATAACAATGCCGCGCACGGGCCCACCTATGCCCCAAATATGGGAACCATCACGGCATATAAGTGGGTCGTTACCGGAGGGGCCACCTTTGCCGGCTCCTCTACAGAAGCGTCACAATACCCGGTCATCTCTTTCCCGGTGGCCGGTTCTTATACCGTCACCCTAACCGCCACCAATGAATGCGGCGTCTCAGAGGTGGCCTCGCAGGTGGTGACCATCACCGCGCCGGTTAACAACAATACCATCAGTTCCCCCCAGACTATTTGCGGCGGAATGGCCCCTTCCAAATTGATAGGCTCTACCCCGGAGAGCAACAGCCCGGGTGCCGTCTTCGCATACACCTGGGAGCAAAGCACTACCTCTGCCACCGCCCCTGATTTCACGCTTATAACCGGGGCCCAGGACAAAGACTATGCCCCCGGCAACCTCACCAAAACCACCTGGTTCAGGAGGCTGGTTTCCATGGGCGGCTGCATCAACACCTCAGAGGCCATCATGATAAAGGTAGACCCAATGCCTGACGCGCTCTCCTCCGCCAACCAGATTATCTGTGAGGGCAGCAGCGCGGTCTTAACTATCAACGCCGCCGGCAACTGCCAATGGTTTGACCAACCCACCGGCGGAAATGTGTTAGGCACCTCCAATTCTTTCACCACTCCGGTCTTAACCGCCTCCACCACGTTTTATGTGCAGGTACTCAACAACAACGGCTGCCCCAGCCCGCGCACGGCCATAGAGGTAACGGTGCATAAAGCCATTGCCAGCAATGTTGTCTCCGGAGACCAGGCCCTGTGCGGCGGCGCTACCCCCACCACCCTTACCGGTTCTGTACCCACCGGCGGAGATGGCCGGTACACGTACCTCTGGGAAAGCAGCACCACAGGGCCTAAACAAGGTTTCACCCCGGCCCAGGGAGACAACACCCGTGGCGACTATTCCCCCACAGGCATCACGGCTACCACCTGGTTCAGGCGAAGGGTAACGGCCGGCCCGTGCGAGGCCAACGTGAGCGAAGCGGTGAAGATCTCGGTCACGCCGGCCTTGGCTAACAACCAGATTTCAATTGCGCAATCTATCTGCGCAGAGAACCTGCCCGCCCCGCTTACCGGCTCCCAACCCCAGGGCGGGGACGGCACCTTTGAGTATGTCTGGGAAAGCAGTACCCTGGGACCTACCACCGGTTTTGCTCCGGCCGCCGGCAACGCCCAAGGCAAAAACTACCAGGCGCCCAGCCTCAGCCAGACTACCTGGTTCAGGAGAAGGGTGCTCTCGGCGGGCTGTTCCCATACCTCGCCCACGGTACAGATCACGGTAGTGCCGGCCATTGCCAACAATACCATCACGGCCAGCCAAACCCTATGCCGGGGTGACGCGGCCCAGCCCCTCACCGGCTCCATACCCACTGGCGGTGATGGCGCCTATACCTTCCTGTGGGAAAGCAGCACAGACGGCATCAGTTACCAGCCGGCCCCGGGCGCCAACAAGGCAAGAGACTATACCCCTACGCAGGTGACCAAAGACACCTGGTTCAGACGCGCAGTGAGCTCCGGGCCCTGCGCGGCCATGAACAGCAAACCGGTGCAGATCACGGTCATCACGCCTATCACCAATAACCTTATCCAGAAGAACCAGGAAGTCTGCACCGGGGTGCCCGTGGCTACCTTGCAAGGATCTGTGCCTTCGGGCGGAGGCCCAAATATGATTTACCGTTGGGAAGTGAGCACTAGTGGACCTGCCGGTCCGTTTTCTCCGGCTACGGGCAACAACGCTGGTTTAAGCTATGAGCCGGGCGGACTCCAAAAAACTTCCTGGTTCAGGAGAGCCGCCATTGCGCCGCCTTGCCTGGTGCAGCCCAGCAATGTGGTCCAGATTACCGTCTTCCCTTTGCCTGCACCGCCAACCCTGGCTTCTGGTTCTCTCAGGATCTGTCCCGGTGAAAAAACCATCCTGACCGTGAGTAACCCTAGTGCGGCTGTGGAGTGGTATGACCAACCAACGGGCGGAAGGTTGCTCACCACGGGTATTTCTTATGTGACGCCCGCGCTCACGCAAACCACCACCTACTATGCGCAATCTTTCTCTACTGAAGGATGCCCTAGCCTTCAACGGACCGCCATAAAGGTAGAGGTGGTGCCCCCGCTGGCCAATGCGGGCCCAGACGTCACTATCATTCAAGGCCGATCTGTCAAACTGGAGGCGACTGGCGGCGTGAAATACTCATGGGTTCCTTCTACCGGTCTGTCCTCGGCCACGACAGCGGCGCCTACCGCCACTCCGCAGGAGACCATTACCTATACCGTCACGGTGACTTCGCCGGAAGGCTGCTATTCACAGGATGAGGTGACGGTGACCGTTCTTCCGCAGGTGTTCATTCCTAACGTGCTCACCCTCAACAAAGACGGCATTAATGATCATTGGGAAATTCTGAACATAGAGAAATACCCCAACTGTAAAGTGGAGGTGTTTAACAGGTGGGGCGCCAAGGTCTTCTCCTCGCAAGGGTACAGTACCAAGTGGGATGGTACCTACCAGGGGAAAACGCTGCCGGTAGCTGCCTACTTCTATGTCATCTATCTGGGCAATAATGAAGAACCCATCTCGGGTAGCATCACCATTATCAATTAA
- a CDS encoding ABC transporter permease/M1 family aminopeptidase yields the protein MKFRKIFQMEFTYGLRSITTWLYFLVQLVLSFLWMTGNYIHDARDGYFLANAPIVIGAVTVLGCVAWLLIGASVAGDAAARDVETRMYSLTYTAPASKFDFLGGRLLAALSLNSIVLFGIPLGILISLYGTGVEPEIMGPFRLSAYLTTFFYLILPNALIVTAIQFSFAALTRRPMASYLGGAILFVAAFILGQVLQDKGEWGNLIDPVGFTPIQSQLSNEWSPLEKNTRLLALEGTLLLNRLLWVAIAVGMLTLTYFRFRLVLLETGQKRKQAIHPETSVAGLKWSYGGRKALPQNRGMFSLATHLRQLRLLTWKGFLQIGKSFTGLPLLAALALFASLALDGNLKTKGVPLLPKTDHILNLLTASITEIDFFYLVIALLTIYYAGELVWRERETGLSEITHATPVPEWVLFLSKFLALGLVLVGWLVFLMTAAILAQLSRGGSPEIGLYLQGFFGLQLVDCLLFALLALFVHVLVNQKFVAHLVALLVYGFLLFAPNLGIEHKLLVYGASPKWSYTDMVGYGTSLAPWLWFKLYWVAWALLVAVAAKLLWVRSREGSIRARFQLARRRFTRSTALVTVVSVGLVLTLGSFIFYNTNVLNDYTASAEGIAERVEYEKRYRQYKDRPQPLLTRTKLHVEIYPERQEVGIRGTYFLVNNTNVTIDTVHLDTTPGVQTTKIAFDRPATKLLADEKLKHHIYGLHAPLKPGDSLQLSFAVHSKAQGFANSGADASVTANSSNFRNYEWLPAIGYQDYRELDDASSRKEYGLAPRSVPPSLYDVKARLAAPFDERVHVDAVVGTKGDQTVVGPGALRRTWTKGNRKYFHYVTDAPIKNEYNFFSARYAVHEKRWKDVLIQIYYNPGQTENLERMARSVQASLEYYTQQFGPYPHRQIRFVSYPGYDFGNHAAPINITAQEGFFILDTKNDERGFDLVTAVVAHEVAHQWWGNQVDPALVEGSGLLSESLAWYSAMGVLEEHYGPAHLHKLLSFLREEYETPRTKASVPLLQAADWYHNYRKGPMVLYALSRYMGKDRVNAALQSLLKKHALGKPPFPTSLDLYQELKGATPDSLQPLLHDFFEKNTFWDLKTKQATAKQTNAGTWQVMLKVQSRKFAVDSIGVEAKLPIKDWVEIGIYAKAKEGEALGKTLYLQKHLITTASQTITMTVPAKPVKAGIDPNFLLVDWELKDNLMEVTLAEKPSDTPKKDSGIKFH from the coding sequence ATGAAGTTCCGGAAGATTTTTCAAATGGAGTTCACCTACGGGTTGCGTAGCATCACTACCTGGCTGTATTTTCTGGTGCAGTTGGTTCTTTCCTTTCTCTGGATGACAGGCAATTACATCCATGACGCGCGGGACGGTTATTTTCTGGCTAATGCGCCCATCGTGATTGGGGCGGTGACAGTGTTGGGCTGTGTGGCGTGGCTATTGATTGGGGCATCAGTAGCGGGTGATGCCGCGGCCCGCGATGTAGAGACCCGCATGTACTCGCTCACCTACACCGCCCCCGCCAGTAAGTTCGACTTTCTGGGAGGCCGGCTCCTGGCCGCTTTGAGTCTCAATTCCATCGTTCTGTTCGGCATTCCGCTGGGCATCCTGATTAGCCTCTATGGTACAGGGGTAGAACCTGAGATTATGGGCCCGTTTAGGCTATCTGCTTACCTGACTACCTTTTTCTATCTCATTCTGCCCAACGCGTTGATTGTGACTGCTATCCAGTTCTCATTTGCAGCGCTCACCCGGCGGCCCATGGCCAGTTACCTGGGCGGGGCCATCCTATTTGTGGCGGCGTTCATTTTGGGGCAGGTATTGCAAGACAAGGGCGAATGGGGGAATTTAATAGACCCCGTTGGTTTCACTCCCATCCAGAGCCAGCTGTCCAATGAATGGAGTCCGCTGGAAAAGAACACACGTCTGCTCGCGCTGGAAGGCACTCTGCTTCTGAACCGCCTCCTTTGGGTAGCCATCGCAGTGGGCATGCTCACGCTAACCTATTTCCGTTTTCGGCTTGTTTTACTGGAAACAGGCCAAAAACGGAAGCAAGCCATCCATCCAGAAACATCGGTGGCAGGCCTGAAATGGAGCTATGGAGGCAGGAAAGCCTTGCCGCAAAACAGAGGGATGTTTAGTTTGGCCACGCATTTGCGCCAGTTGCGCCTTCTCACCTGGAAAGGCTTTTTGCAGATAGGCAAAAGTTTTACGGGGCTTCCACTTTTAGCGGCCCTGGCTCTGTTTGCCTCCTTGGCTTTGGATGGAAACCTGAAGACCAAGGGCGTTCCCCTGCTACCCAAAACCGACCATATCCTAAACCTCCTGACGGCCTCTATCACAGAGATTGATTTTTTCTACCTTGTCATTGCCCTGCTGACTATTTACTACGCAGGGGAGCTGGTATGGCGGGAACGGGAAACAGGCCTGAGCGAGATTACTCACGCCACCCCGGTGCCGGAATGGGTGCTTTTTTTGAGCAAGTTCTTAGCGCTTGGCCTGGTGTTGGTGGGGTGGCTGGTCTTCCTGATGACGGCCGCAATCCTGGCGCAGCTGAGCCGGGGTGGCAGTCCTGAGATAGGGCTGTACCTGCAAGGTTTTTTCGGGTTACAGTTAGTGGACTGTCTCCTGTTTGCCTTGCTGGCGCTCTTTGTGCACGTGCTGGTCAATCAGAAATTCGTGGCGCATTTGGTTGCCCTGCTGGTGTATGGGTTTCTTCTTTTTGCTCCTAACCTGGGAATTGAGCACAAGCTCCTCGTCTATGGCGCCAGCCCGAAATGGTCGTACACCGACATGGTGGGCTATGGCACTTCTCTGGCGCCGTGGCTGTGGTTCAAGTTGTATTGGGTGGCCTGGGCGCTCCTGGTGGCCGTGGCCGCGAAACTGCTCTGGGTCCGGAGCCGCGAAGGAAGCATACGAGCGCGATTCCAGCTGGCCCGCCGCCGCTTTACCCGTTCCACCGCCTTGGTAACCGTTGTTTCTGTTGGTCTTGTTCTTACGCTAGGTAGCTTTATTTTCTATAACACCAACGTGCTAAATGACTACACCGCTTCCGCTGAGGGCATAGCCGAACGGGTGGAATATGAAAAGCGCTACCGGCAGTATAAAGATAGGCCCCAACCGCTCTTGACCAGAACCAAGCTACACGTGGAGATTTATCCCGAGCGCCAGGAGGTAGGCATACGTGGCACCTACTTTCTGGTAAACAATACAAACGTTACCATTGACACTGTCCACTTGGACACTACCCCAGGTGTGCAAACCACCAAGATTGCCTTTGACCGGCCCGCCACCAAGCTGTTAGCCGATGAGAAATTAAAACACCACATCTATGGGTTGCACGCTCCGCTCAAGCCCGGGGACTCATTGCAACTCAGCTTTGCGGTGCACTCTAAAGCCCAAGGCTTTGCCAACAGCGGAGCAGATGCTTCGGTGACAGCCAACAGCTCTAACTTCAGAAACTATGAATGGCTGCCGGCCATTGGCTACCAGGATTACCGCGAGCTGGATGATGCCAGCTCCAGAAAGGAATATGGACTTGCTCCTCGGTCTGTGCCCCCTTCTCTCTATGATGTGAAGGCCCGCCTAGCTGCCCCCTTTGATGAGCGCGTCCATGTGGATGCGGTGGTGGGCACCAAGGGTGACCAAACGGTGGTAGGGCCTGGTGCCTTGCGTCGCACCTGGACCAAAGGCAACCGCAAGTATTTCCATTATGTAACCGATGCCCCCATCAAGAATGAATACAACTTCTTCTCAGCCAGGTACGCGGTGCATGAAAAGCGTTGGAAGGATGTGCTCATTCAAATTTACTATAACCCCGGCCAAACGGAGAACCTGGAGCGAATGGCACGGAGCGTTCAGGCTTCGCTGGAGTATTACACCCAGCAGTTCGGTCCATACCCGCACCGGCAGATTCGGTTTGTGTCGTATCCTGGGTATGATTTCGGGAACCACGCGGCCCCCATCAATATTACCGCCCAAGAGGGATTCTTCATCTTGGACACTAAGAACGACGAACGGGGTTTTGATTTGGTGACGGCGGTGGTGGCCCATGAAGTAGCGCACCAATGGTGGGGCAATCAAGTAGACCCCGCCTTGGTGGAGGGATCAGGATTGCTTTCTGAAAGCCTGGCGTGGTATTCGGCCATGGGGGTTCTGGAGGAACATTACGGGCCAGCGCACCTACATAAACTGCTGAGCTTTTTACGGGAAGAGTATGAAACGCCACGCACCAAGGCGTCAGTTCCTCTGCTCCAGGCCGCCGACTGGTACCACAACTACCGAAAAGGCCCCATGGTGCTGTATGCCTTGAGCCGCTACATGGGCAAAGACCGCGTGAATGCCGCCCTCCAGAGTTTGTTGAAAAAGCATGCGTTAGGCAAGCCACCGTTCCCCACCTCGCTTGACCTCTACCAAGAGCTTAAAGGAGCCACGCCAGACTCGCTCCAGCCGCTGTTGCATGACTTTTTTGAGAAGAATACGTTCTGGGACCTTAAAACAAAACAAGCCACGGCCAAACAGACCAACGCAGGCACCTGGCAAGTGATGCTCAAAGTACAATCGCGCAAGTTCGCAGTGGACAGCATAGGTGTGGAGGCTAAGTTGCCCATCAAAGATTGGGTAGAGATTGGCATTTACGCCAAGGCAAAGGAAGGGGAAGCATTGGGCAAAACACTCTACCTGCAGAAGCATCTCATCACTACCGCAAGCCAGACTATTACAATGACGGTTCCTGCCAAACCCGTCAAGGCCGGCATTGACCCAAACTTCTTACTGGTTGACTGGGAGTTGAAGGATAATCTGATGGAAGTAACCCTGGCAGAAAAGCCAAGCGATACGCCTAAGAAGGATAGTGGAATCAAATTCCATTAG
- a CDS encoding sensor histidine kinase, producing MHRVKKLFTLIHIGVWTLFGLLVALQLSQENEHWRTMTLGFLLTCLYVFYSHFFLLTRYLGKNQKKAYFGKLAVIMLTGPFPFLIFHYRKLDTWDPFIEHYLMTLVTSVPMFVFLSWLARVTENLVINTIKKEQLEKQAVEAELYYLKSQINPHFLFNTLNNIHTLVYKQAPAAPEAVMRLASLMRYMIYESNAPTVPLSRELDYLNDYVGLQQLRYKNAPVVDMQVEGEIAACHIAPLLFIHLLENAYKHSPARLEPGDIKIKVEIQEDTLTFKVQNPIGNNRATGLEEPGGIGLPNVQKRLALMYPGKHVLEMGASDNTFNVLLKIEGIHSQAHEREADVLYH from the coding sequence ATGCATCGAGTTAAAAAGCTATTCACGCTCATCCACATCGGGGTCTGGACTCTGTTCGGTCTGCTGGTGGCCTTACAGCTCAGTCAGGAGAATGAGCACTGGCGCACCATGACGTTGGGGTTTCTCTTAACCTGCCTGTATGTTTTTTACAGCCATTTTTTTCTCCTGACGCGCTACTTGGGCAAGAACCAGAAAAAAGCATATTTCGGGAAGCTGGCAGTCATTATGCTCACAGGGCCATTTCCTTTTTTGATTTTTCATTACCGAAAACTGGATACCTGGGACCCTTTTATTGAGCATTATCTCATGACGCTAGTCACCAGTGTGCCCATGTTTGTCTTCCTCAGTTGGCTGGCTAGGGTTACCGAGAATCTGGTCATTAACACCATCAAGAAGGAGCAGTTGGAGAAACAGGCCGTAGAGGCAGAGTTGTATTACCTGAAGTCACAGATTAACCCGCACTTTCTGTTCAATACGCTCAACAACATCCACACGCTGGTGTACAAACAAGCTCCAGCAGCCCCCGAAGCCGTTATGCGTTTAGCCTCTCTGATGCGCTACATGATCTATGAGTCCAATGCCCCCACGGTGCCCTTGTCCAGAGAACTTGACTACCTGAATGATTATGTAGGCTTGCAACAGCTTCGGTATAAAAACGCCCCCGTGGTGGATATGCAGGTAGAGGGCGAGATAGCAGCTTGTCACATTGCGCCGCTGTTGTTCATCCATCTCCTGGAGAATGCCTACAAGCACAGCCCCGCCAGGTTGGAGCCCGGAGACATAAAAATCAAGGTGGAGATACAGGAAGATACCCTTACCTTCAAGGTGCAGAACCCCATTGGGAATAACCGGGCTACTGGCTTGGAGGAACCCGGCGGGATAGGGCTTCCAAATGTCCAGAAAAGACTAGCGTTGATGTACCCGGGAAAGCATGTCTTGGAGATGGGCGCTTCGGACAATACATTTAACGTTTTACTAAAAATCGAAGGCATCCACTCACAGGCGCATGAAAGAGAAGCTGACGTGTTATATCATTGA
- a CDS encoding LytR/AlgR family response regulator transcription factor — protein MKEKLTCYIIDDEPLAQEILEEYIAKVSFLELKGIFMSPLEAVGPLEKDKPDLLFLDINMPDLDGLSFIPMLNPKPIIILTTAYDQHALKAFELEVKDYLLKPFSFERFYKGVLRLYQEQSPRHSSEAKETTADSKNEQEYIFLKVGHRIQKVAMRDILFVEGMKDYLRIHTAQEKIMTLISFAKLEELLPARDFARVHRSFMVAIDKIDHIEKNRIQIGAQLIPISDTYAEAFYKKLKGLG, from the coding sequence ATGAAAGAGAAGCTGACGTGTTATATCATTGATGACGAGCCTCTGGCCCAGGAGATTCTGGAGGAGTACATCGCCAAGGTTTCTTTTCTGGAGCTGAAAGGGATTTTCATGAGCCCTTTAGAGGCAGTGGGCCCGCTTGAAAAAGACAAACCTGATCTGCTTTTCCTAGACATCAACATGCCGGACCTGGACGGGCTCAGCTTCATCCCCATGCTGAACCCCAAGCCCATAATCATCCTCACCACTGCCTATGACCAGCATGCCCTTAAAGCTTTTGAGCTGGAAGTGAAGGATTACCTTTTGAAACCATTTTCCTTTGAACGGTTCTACAAAGGTGTTTTGCGGCTGTACCAGGAACAAAGCCCCAGACATTCATCAGAAGCAAAGGAGACCACTGCCGACTCTAAAAATGAGCAGGAGTATATCTTCCTGAAGGTGGGCCACCGCATCCAGAAAGTAGCCATGAGGGATATCCTTTTTGTGGAGGGGATGAAAGACTATCTGCGCATTCACACCGCCCAGGAAAAGATCATGACGCTCATCAGCTTCGCGAAGCTGGAAGAACTCTTGCCTGCCCGGGATTTTGCCCGAGTGCACCGGTCCTTCATGGTCGCTATTGACAAGATAGACCACATTGAGAAAAACAGGATACAGATAGGCGCACAACTTATTCCCATCAGTGACACGTATGCAGAGGCTTTTTATAAGAAGTTAAAAGGCTTGGGGTAA